The Macrobrachium nipponense isolate FS-2020 chromosome 46, ASM1510439v2, whole genome shotgun sequence genome has a segment encoding these proteins:
- the LOC135214917 gene encoding zeta-sarcoglycan-like, with the protein MLPVDLRQNHVGVGTRIVGVVQGYRPQVDWGGDSGSATIVVGGHNVRVATSGWRRRCLYILLLALLALSVVNLSITLWILKTVYFNVDGMGLLHVKIGGLEMQGVSDISQKMTVASIMSRKGEDIPINGYFNLTIHTSEEQDNLAETEDGNFTTSDQSLDNLPAYLHLNVDNIHAGTKKFVVRDHHSGKEIFRTDGKGTYVGAKRFTVTGNEGAKFIGSMQTPNLYSKGVHVMRLDSETRDIKFRCNEELRMEARHGDISSISTGDLTLRSKEGAIRFDSREIGMINLHVEGEEEFRAMFGTEEDEEITPTQVPLDTQIPKPPTMGPLPFRATAATTTTPMPTPAEDDGSPAPEEVKVYEVCVCPSGKLFAVEAAHACVPDDVVCR; encoded by the exons GTGTCGTGCAAGGGTACCGACCTCAGGTGGACTGGGGAGGCGATTCAGGATCGGCCACCATCGTCGTAGGCGGTCACAATGTCCGTGTTGCTACTTCCGGTTGGCGGAGAAGGTGCCTTTACATCCTACTGCTGGCACTCCTCGCCCTGTCCGTTGTTAACCTCTCAATCACCCTGTGGATTCTGAAGACTGTGTACTTTAATGTG GATGGCATGGGACTCTTGCACGTCAAGATAGGCGGACTGGAAATGCAAGGAGTTTCAGATATCTCTCAAAAG ATGACGGTGGCGAGCATCATGAGCAGAAAAGGAGAAGATATTCCCATCAATGGGTATTTTAACCTGACTATTCACACGTCAGAGGAACAAGACAATCTTGCAGAAACCGAAGATGGAAATTTCACTACCAGCGATCAATCACTAGACAACCTACCTGCATACCTACACCTTA ATGTTGACAACATACATGCTGGAACAAAGAAGTTCGTCGTACGAGACCACCATTCAGGCAAGGAGATCTTCCGTACAGATGGAAAGGGAACGTACGTTGGGGCCAAGAGGTTCACAGTTACTG GCAACGAAGGGGCAAAGTTTATTGGATCAATGCAGACACCAAATCTCTATTCAAAAGGAGTCCATGTAATGAG GCTAGACAGTGAAACACGTGACATAAAATTTCGGTGTAATGAAGAGCTGCGAATGGAGGCCCGTCACGGAGACATCAGCTCCATTTCCACGGGCGACCTCACCCTCAGGTCCAAGGAAGGAGCCATCAGATTTGACAGCCGAGAAATTGGCATGATCAATCTACATGTCGAGGGAGAAGAGGAGTTTCGAGCGATGTTTGGCACAGAAGAGGATGAAGAAATTACACCTACACAGGTTCCACTAG ACACTCAAATCCCCAAGCCACCAACTATGGGACCACTTCCCTTTAGGGCGACTGCAGCCACGACGACGACACCTATGCCCACGCCGGCAGAAGATGATGGAAGTCCTGCCCCAGAGGAGGTGAAAGTGTATGAG GTATGTGTATGCCCAAGTGGAAAACTGTTCGCAGTTGAGGCTGCTCATGCCTGCGTCCCAGATGATGTTGTATGCCGGTAG